The proteins below come from a single Triticum aestivum cultivar Chinese Spring chromosome 5D, IWGSC CS RefSeq v2.1, whole genome shotgun sequence genomic window:
- the LOC123122610 gene encoding ARF guanine-nucleotide exchange factor GNOM codes for MGGLRAASPSPSSGAGSSGVAMACVVASEVATVLAVMRRNVRWAGVRYGGDDGGGAEEEHLDHPLIAGLKSLRRRAAAWGTRWPEADPLLCLRPFLDVVRSDETGAPITGSALSSLHKLLSLDLVAPGGGAAEAMGAVVEAVTGCRFEVTDPASEEAVLARVLQVLLACVRGRAAPALSNRHVCAIVTTCFRVVQQAGTKGELLQRVSRQTMQEVIRCVFARLADIEPTAIVNEQISKNQDLGAEELGNGKSDYVCLNSSGDEVGGGFGAVQDKDMMEPLGVPCMVEILQFLCSLLNIAEDMDVSQRMNGIDYDEDVPLFALGLINSAIELSASSIHRHPKLLAFVQDELFHNLMQFGLSMSPLILSTVCSTVFTLFYHLRQELKLQIEAFFSCVILRLAQGRYGASYQQQEVALEALVDFCRQKEFMAEMYANMDCDLQCSNVFEDLANLLSRSAFPVNSPLSALNVLALDGLVAVIQAIAERSDHAHQHHGQTVPEISEYFPFWQLKCEGSNDPDQWVRFVHQQKSIKRKLMVGVEHFNRDKKKGFEYLQGVHLLPEKLDPRSVALFFRYTPGLDKNLLGEYLGNHDEFSILVLHEFAKTFDFEDMNLDAALRLFLETFRLPGESQKIQRILEAFSERYYEQSPHMFVNRDAALVLSYSVIMLNTDQHNVRVKKKMTEEDFIRNNRRINGGNDLPREFLSELFYSICRNEIKTIPEQGAGCSEMSYSRWVDLMWKSKRTSVYIACDSYPFLDNDMFPIMAGPSVAAISVVFDNVEHEEILTGCIDGFLSVAKLAAFYHLDDVLNDLVVGLCKFTTLLNNSYADDPVIAFGVDTKARMATEAVFTIATTYGDHIRSGWRNIVDCILRLHKIGLLPGRLTGDTGDDQESSSDSLPSKLGSYAVAPQALPINTPKKTYGLMGRFSQLLYLDAEEPRSQPTEEQLAAQRNALETVKKCQIGTIFTESKFLQADSLSNLARALIQAAGRPQRITSSLDDEGTAVFCLELLITVTLNNRDRIVLLWQGVYEHITHIVQSTVMPCNLVEKAVFGLLHICQRLLPYKENLVDDLLRSLQLILKLDARVADAYCENITLEVTRLVKANATHIKSQMGWRTIISLLCVTARHPDASDAGFEALVFIMSEGAHLSPANFIVSVEASRQFAESRLGSAERSIHALNLMADSVNCLTRWSREVKEAGGEADRILEGIAEMWLRLVQALRKVCTDQREEVRNHALLCLHRCLIVDGISVSSSAWLMSFDIIFQLLDELLEIAQSYSPKDFRNMEVSLLHAVKLLCKVFLQSLKDLSAQSSFSKLWLEVLDMIEKFMKVKLRGRRTEKLHEAIPELLKNILLVMKANGVLSKTSASEENTLWEATWLQVNKVAPSLQPEVFPDNESDSAAEGEQSKPESSAQEGQTAEQ; via the exons atGGGCGGCCTCAGGGcagcgtcgccgtcgccgtcgtcgggaGCGGGGTCGTCGGGCGTGGCGATGGCGTGCGTGGTGGCGTCGGAGGTGGCCACGGTGCTGGCCGTCATGCGCCGCAACGTGCGCTGGGCGGGCGTGCGCTACGgcggggacgacggcggcggcgccgaGGAGGAGCACCTCGACCACCCCCTCATCGCGGGGCTCAAGtcgctccgccgccgcgccgccgcgtgGGGGACCCGCTGGCCCGAGGCCGACCCGCTCCTCTGCCTCCGCCCCTTCCTCGACGTCGTGCGCTCCGACGAGACCGGCGCGCCCATCACCGGCTCCGCGCTCTCCTCCCTGCACAAGCTCCTGTCCCTCGACCTCGTGGCGCCCGGCGGGGGCGCCGCCGAGGCCATGGGCGCCGTCGTGGAGGCCGTCACCGGCTGCCGCTTCGAGGTCACCGACCCGGCCTCCGAGGAGGCCGTCCTCGCCCGGGTCCTGCAGGTGCTGCTCGCCTGCGTGCGCGGCCGCGCCGCCCCCGCGCTCTCCAACCGCCACGTCTGCGCCATCGTCACCACCTGCTTCCGCGTCGTGCAGCAGGCCGGCACCAAGGGGGAGCTCCTGCAGCGCGTCTCCAGGCAGACCATGCAGGAGGTCATCCGCTGTGTCTTTGCCCGCCTTGCTGACATTGAGCCCACCGCCATCGTCAACGAGCAG ATTAGCAAGAACCAAGACTTGGGTGCTGAGGAGCTAGGGAATGGGAAGAGTGATTATGTTTGTTTGAatagctccggggatgaggtcggaGGTGGATTTGGTGCCGTTCAAGACAAGGACATGATGGAGCCGCTCGGAGTTCCTTGCATGGTGGAGATATTACAGTTCCTGTGCTCCCTCTTGAACATAGCTGAAGACATGGATGTGAGCCAAAGGATGAATGGTATTGATTATGATGAGGACGTGCCCCTCTTTGCTCTGGGGTTGATAAATTCTGCCATTGAGTTGTCAGCTTCGTCCATCCACAGGCACCCAAAGTTGCTGGCTTTTGTACAGGATGAACTGTTCCACAATCTAATGCAGTTTGGCTTGTCAATGAGCCCCCTGATTCTGTCGACAGTGTGCAGCACTGTTTTTACTCTCTTCTACCATTTACGTCAGGAACTTAAGTTGCAAATTGAGGCTTTCTTCTCGTGTGTGATCCTAAGATTAGCCCAGGGTAGATATGGAGCTAGTTATCAGCAGCAGGAAGTCGCCCTGGAGGCTCTAGTGGATTTCTGTCGGCAGAAAGAGTTTATGGCTGAGATGTATGCAAACATGGACTGTGATCTACAGTGTTCAAATGTTTTTGAAGACCTAGCTAATCTTCTGTCTAGAAGTGCATTCCCTGTAAACAGTCCGTTGTCTGCATTGAATGTCCTTGCATTGGATGGTTTGGTTGCTGTCATTCAGGCGATAGCAGAGAGGAGTGATCATGCACATCAGCATCATGGGCAGACAGTGCCAGAAATAAGTGAATATTTTCCTTTTTGGCAGTTGAAGTGTGAGGGCAGTAATGATCCTGATCAATGGGTTAGATTCGTTCACCAGCAAAAAAGCATCAAGAGAAAGCTAATGGTTGGTGTTGAGCATTTCAATAGGGACAAAAAGAAGGGCTTTGAGTACCTGCAAGGTGTCCACCTATTGCCTGAAAAACTTGATCCACGAAGTGTTGCTCTGTTCTTTCGGTACACACCTGGATTGGACAAGAACCTTCTTGGGGAATACCTTGGGAATCATGATGAGTTCTCTATTCTGGTACTTCACGAATTTGCTAAAACCTTTGACTTCGAGGATATGAACTTGGACGCTGCCCTAAGGCTCTTCTTGGAAACTTTCCGGCTGCCTGGTGAGTCACAAAAGATACAGCGGATTCTGGAGGCCTTCTCTGAGAGGTATTATGAACAGTCACCACACATGTTTGTTAATAGGGATGCTGCTCTGGTGCTGTCGTATTCAGTAATTATGCTCAACACAGATCAACACAATGTAAGGGTTAAGAAGAAGATGACTGAAGAAGACTTTATCAGGAACAATCGCCGTATCAATGGTGGGAATGATCTTCCGAGGGAGTTCTTGTCGGAGCTGTTTTATTCTATATGTCGGAATGAGATCAAAACCATTCCCGAGCAAGGAGCTGGATGCTCTGAGATGTCTTACAGCCGCTGGGTCGATCTGATGTGGAAGTCAAAGAGGACATCAGTGTATATTGCTTGTGACTCCTACCCTTTTCTTGATAATGACATGTTCCCTATCATGGCTGGACCATCAGTTGCTGCTATCTCCGTGGTTTTTGATAATGTTGAGCATGAGGAGATTCTTACAGGATGCATTGATGGTTTTCTATCTGTAGCAAAGCTGGCTGCATTCTATCATCTCGATGATGTATTGAATGATCTTGTTGTGGGTCTATGTAAGTTCACCACTTTGTTGAACAATTCATATGCTGATGACCCTGTAATAGCTTTTGGGGTCGATACCAAGGCTAGAATGGCAACAGAGGCGGTCTTCACAATTGCAACTACTTATGGTGATCATATACGGAGTGGATGGAGGAATATAGTAGATTGCATTTTAAGGTTGCACAAGATAGGCCTTCTTCCGGGTCGCCTCACTGGCGATACAGGTGACGATCAGGAGTCGTCTTCAGATTCATTGCCTAGCAAGCTTGGTTCATATGCAGTTGCACCTCAAGCCTTACCAATCAACACCCCTAAAAAAACATATGGGCTGATGGGGAGGTTTAGCCAACTACTGTACTTAGATGCTGAAGAACCAAGGTCCCAGCCAACTGAGGAGCAACTGGCAGCTCAGAGGAATGCTTTGGAGACCGTAAAGAAATGCCAAATAGGTACCATCTTCACCGAGAGTAAATTCTTACAAGCTGACTCACTCTCAAATCTAGCAAGAGCCCTCATTCAGGCAGCAGGCCGACCTCAGAGGATAACCAGCTCGCTTGATGATGAAGGCACGGCAGTGTTCTGCTTAGAGCTCCTAATTACTGTCACATTAAATAACAGAGACAGGATTGTGCTTTTGTGGCAGGGTGTTTATGAGCACATAACCCATATCGTTCAGTCCACAGTGATGCCTTGCAATCTGGTGGAGAAGGCTGTGTTCGGGCTCCTGCACATCTGCCAGAGGCTGCTTCCTTATAAGGAGAATCTGGTAGATGACTTACTGAGGTCACTGCAGCTGATTTTGAAACTTGATGCTCGTGTAGCTGATGCTTACTGTGAGAACATCACGTTGGAGGTCACACGACTTGTGAAGGCCAATGCAACCCATATCAAATCTCAGATGGGCTGGCGAACTATAATTTCCTTACTCTGCGTCACCGCTCGCCATCCTGATGCTTCTGATGCTGGCTTTGAAGCTCTGGTTTTCATCATGTCTGAGGGAGCACACCTCTCACCTGCCAACTTTATCGTTTCTGTGGAGGCCTCAAGGCAGTTTGCAGAATCTCGGCTTGGGTCTGCAGAGAGATCTATCCATGCCTTGAACCTAATGGCTGACTCGGTAAATTGCCTTACACGCTGGTCACGTGAGGTCAAGGAAGCTGGTGGCGAGGCAGACCGGATATTGGAAGGCATCGCTGAGATGTGGCTGCGGCTAGTGCAGGCATTGAGGAAGGTGTGCACGGATCAGAGGGAGGAAGTGAGGAACCATGCGCTGTTATGTTTGCACAGATGCTTAATAGTTGATGGAATATCAGTCTCCTCTTCTGCATGGTTGATGTCCTTTGATATTATCTTCCAGTTGCTTGACGAGTTGTTGGAGATTGCTCAGAGTTACTCACCGAAGGATTTCAGAAACATGGAGGTGTCCCTCTTGCATGCCGTGAAACTGTTGTGCAAGGTGTTCTTGCAGTCACTTAAAGACTTGTCTGCAcagagcagtttcagcaagctgtGGTTGGAAGTCCTCGACATGATAGAGAAGTTCATGAAAGTGAAACTGAGAGGGAGGAGGACTGAGAAGCTACATGAGGCAATCCCTGAGCTACTGAAGAACATACTGCTGGTGATGAAAGCAAATGgtgtactgtcaaagacaagtgCCAGCGAGGAGAACACGTTGTGGGAAGCAACATGGCTTCAAGTCAACAAGGTGGCGCCATCGCTGCAGCCAGAGGTTTTCCCTGACAACGAAAGCGACTCCGCAGCAGAAGGCGAGCAGAGCAAGCCGGAGAGTTCAGCACAGGAGGGCCAAACTGCCGAGCAATAG